The sequence below is a genomic window from Gemmatimonadaceae bacterium.
GGGCGCGGCTCGAGGAGATCGCACACGTAGTTCTCTCGAAGACCGCGCCCGACGTCCGCGTGTACTCGGACGAGGTGTACGAGCGGATCGTCTTCGACGGCGGGAAGCACGAGTCGATCGCGTCGGTTCCGGGAATGGAAGAGCGCACGATCCTCGTGTCGGGCGTCTCGAAGTCGTACTCCTGGACGGGCGGCCGGATCGGCTGGGCAGTCTTTCCGACGGCGCGCGAAGCGGCTGTCTTCAAGAACCTGAACATCAACTATTTCTCGTGCGTTCCCGGCTACAACCAGATGGGCGCCAAAGTCGCGCTGGAATCGCCGGAGAGCGACGTCGCCATCGCCGAGATGGTGGCGGCGTTCTCGCAGCGGCGTGACGTCGTCGTCGCGGCGCTGAACGCGATCGACGGCATTCGCTGCCAGAACCCGAAGGGCGCCTTCTACGTCTTCCCGAACATCGCCGGCGTGTGCGAGAGCCTGGGCGCGATCGAGGCCCACGCAGCCCTGCCGCCCGCGATGCGCGACGCCACGAGTCCGGCAACGCTCTTTCAGCGGTTCCTGCTCTTCAGGCACCACGTGGCGACGCTCGACCGGAAGTCGTTCGGCCGGCTCGGCAGCGAGGGCAAGCACTACCTGCGGCTCTCGATCGCGACCTCGCTCCAGCAGCTCCAGCTGGGAATGGAACGGATCGAGCGGGCGAGCCGGGACGCCGACGGCTTCCGCGCGTTCGTGAAGGAGGGGCGCAACCTGTGCTGACAGCTACGGTGGACCCGCTTCGAATCGCGTCGCGGCAGATGCTCAGGAACGGCGGCTCGCCGGTTCCGTTCGGCGCGCGCCGGAGCCGCTGGATCTGCATCGGCCAGGACACGCCCGGGCCGCTGAGCGAGCAGGAAGTCGAGGCGTTCGAGCTGCTCGACTCGATCTACCGCGCGCTCTGCGCGATGATGTACAACTACGTTCCGACCTCGGGGCACCCCGGCGGATCGATCTCGTCGGGACGGTTCGTGGCCGCGTTGCTGTTCGACGCGATGGATTACGATTTCTCCGACCCGCTGTGCGAGCGCGCGGACATCATATCCTACGCGGCCGGCCACAAGGCGCTCGGTCTGTACTCCATGTGGGCGCTCAGGAACGAGATCATCCGCATCGGCGACGCGTCGCTGCTGCCGTCCGACGTCGCCCTGCAGCTGCGCCTTGAGGACCTGCTCGGCTTCCGCCGGAATCCGGCCGGACCCGCGCCGCTCGCGCGCTCGTTCGCGTCGAAGCCGCTGGACGGGCACCCGACGCCGGCGACTCCGTTCGTGCGGCTTGCGACCGGTGCGTCGGGAGTCGGACTCGCGTCGTCCATCGGACTCGCGTTCGCCGCGGCCGACTGCTACCCGGACGATCCTCCGCGCGTGCACATCGTGGAAGGCGAGGGCGGCCTGACGCCGGGACGCGTCGCCGAAGCGCTCGCCGCCGCGGGCACCGCCTCGCTCGGCAACGTCGTCGTGCATCTCGACTGGAATCAGGCGTCGATCGATTCCGATCATGTCACGCGCGAAGGCGTGACTCCCGGCGACTACGTGCAGTGGACGCCGGGCGAGCTGTTCTACCTCAACGACTGGAACGTCATCTCCGTTCCGGACGGCACCAGCTTCCAGCAGATCGTGGCCGCGCAGCGAGCCGCGCTCAGCATCGACAACGGCCAGCCGACTGCGATCATCTATCGCACGACCAAGGGCTGGCGGTACGGCATCGAAGGCCGCGCCTCACACGGCGCGGGGCACAAGCTGTGCGCGGCGGGCTTCTACGAGGCCATGTCGCCGCTGTTCCCGGAGAGCCCCGCTGGTCTGCCGGCGTGCGATCCGGCGAATCCTCGCTGCGGCGCCGGCGCGCGCCCCGAGATCGTCGAAGGATGCTACTGGCAGGCGCTGTCCGCGATCGGTAAAGCGCTGGCGGAGAACCGGCAGCTCGTAGCGCGAATGGTCGAGCGCATAGCGGCGGCCCGCGAGCGGCTGTACGACCGCGGCAGACGCCTCTCGAAGTCGTCGCCGGACATTCTCCGAGTGTTCGCGCTGGCGCAGGAGGACGGTCCGCCGGCGTCGCTCGAGCTCGCGCCGGGCACGGCTACGACGCTGCGCGGCCAGCTCGGCAAGGTGTTCGGCTATCTCAACCGCGAGAGCCACGGCGCGCTGTTCATATCCGCCGCGGATCTGCTCGGCTCGACGAGCCTGAACGAAGCGACCGTTGGTCTGGCGCCGGGCTACTTCAA
It includes:
- a CDS encoding aminotransferase class I/II-fold pyridoxal phosphate-dependent enzyme, which encodes MATAATPSHTTRSLFADRVAMIDTENAFKVGPFIKEVEDAGHQVVRCNLGEPDFPLPRHIAEEVKRQIDNDNTHYTDPQGMLPLREAIAHTMGEARGLRITPDRVVVFPGAKPPIGFSQQTYCNAGDEIIYPSPGFPIYESFVRYIGATAVPLHLEESTGFNFRGSDLDRLVTERTKLIYLNSPSNPTGGVASRARLEEIAHVVLSKTAPDVRVYSDEVYERIVFDGGKHESIASVPGMEERTILVSGVSKSYSWTGGRIGWAVFPTAREAAVFKNLNINYFSCVPGYNQMGAKVALESPESDVAIAEMVAAFSQRRDVVVAALNAIDGIRCQNPKGAFYVFPNIAGVCESLGAIEAHAALPPAMRDATSPATLFQRFLLFRHHVATLDRKSFGRLGSEGKHYLRLSIATSLQQLQLGMERIERASRDADGFRAFVKEGRNLC